From one Plasmodium yoelii strain 17X genome assembly, chromosome: 12 genomic stretch:
- a CDS encoding 40S ribosomal protein S9, putative, with product MPKSYRNYSKTARNPKRPFEKERLDQELKLIGEYGLKNKREIWRVQYLLAKIRSAARYLLTLDEKSPKRIFQGEALLRRMVRQGLLGENEEKLDYVLGLTLPKLLERRLQTKVFKLGLAKSVHHARVLIRQRHIRVGKQMVDIPSFLVRIDSEKHIDFATASPFGGSRPGRVKRKTLRNQKEKAEGDDN from the exons atgccAAAAAGCTATAGAAACTATTCAAAAACTGCAAGGAATCCAAAACGTCCCTTTGAAAAg GAACGTTTAGATCAAGAGTTAAAATTAATTGGAGAATATGGTTTAAAAAACAAGAGAGAAATATGGAG AGTGCAATATTTATTAGCAAAAATCAGATCCGCAGCAagatatttattaacattagATGAAAAGAGCCCAAAAAGAATATTTCAAGGTGAAGCATTATTAAGAAGAATGGTACGTCAAGGATTACTTggtgaaaatgaagaaaaattaGATTATGTTTTAGGTTTAACATTACCTAAATTATTAGAAAGAAGATTGCAAACAAAAGTATTCAAATTAGGTTTAGCAAAATCTGTACATCATGCTAGAGTATTAATAAGACAACGACATATTCGAGTTGGCAAACAAATGGTCGATATTCCATCATTTCTAGTTCGTATAGATTCTGAAAAACATATCGATTTTGCAACTGCTTCACCATTTGGTGGTTCAAGACCTGGTCGAGTTAAGAGAAAAACATTAAGAAATCAAAAAGAAAAAGCTGAAGGAGATGATAATTAA
- a CDS encoding protein phosphatase PPM9, putative, with the protein MNEDKPNCEENDGGKQNKKTFKDIKGYKNINNIINYLVTVGVWEMYTYEWLFNRKTYLYYHTLLKGYYFYDKNNNLTLFNDQNFFLYVCTFENTEFISYFFFNNSPTKIKLTSYTKTMQGRRNKQEDRFIEITDLTKYINPNDYKTLFFYKVNPFYFFSIFDGHRGIKACEYCLTHIIINIIYFFYNHQNVENKNGNVNRVNSVNNNDNVNSVNNVNSNDNVNSVNSVNNNDNVNSVNNLQPEFKNQNKDDPIDNSSEQTINPQEKKIEKKIEKKVEKKTEKNINTSNSDHVNNKNGSPCPENDENDEKEEKGETDKNNAIPNCYNNDDISDLNNINKEDNSNKNKNKRSNNNDNNNNIINYENVKKRKCDDKNNLENIKISKDNINVNVTENGKNIDSDINNKNDNSEQINKCEGVENNIKNEENYEKEQNNKGINKNESEINNTKHNNEENIKYLDELSDDEIIEYLKLAFLKTDEQFLKSSKFSNHGCTIISLIVFKNKMYIVNLGDCRALGIVNINNVLKSEALSHDHKPNDPKEKERIKKMGGDVVCLQNVYRVKANIKKDNSEKPSLLERLSFKDEVYLAVSRAIGDKDFKHNNVISAIPDVICKEIYDSCINKNNKMNSACLTNNNEIDENYFKDSNLYLSSEEINYHFVVMACDGVWDTLSNKDVTQIIQKYQNDPDKACSEIIKTAYAYGSQDNLTAMLLKFF; encoded by the exons atgAATGAGGATAAACCAAATTGTGAGGAAAATGATGGGGggaaacaaaataaaaagacGTTTAAGGATATAAAaggatataaaaatataaataatatcattAATTATTTGGTAACAGTTGGGGTATGGGAAATGTATACATATGAGTGGCTATTTAATagaaaaacatatttatattatcatacaTTATTAAAgggttattatttttatgataaaaataataatcttACCCTATTTAATgatcaaaatttttttttatatgtatgtacatttgaaaataccgaatttatttcatattttttttttaataattctccaacaaaaataaaattaactaGTTATACTAAAACTATGCAAGGAAGAAGAAATAAACAAGAAGATAGATTTATAGAAATTACagatttaacaaaatatataaacccaaatgattataaaactttatttttttataaagtaaaccctttttattttttttcaatttttgaTGGTCATAGAGGAATAAAAGCATGTGAATATTGTCTTAcacatattataataaatattatttattttttttataatcaccaaaatgtagaaaataaaaatggtaatGTAAATCGTGTAAATAgtgtaaataataatgataatgtaAATAGTGTAAACAATGTAAATAGTAATGATAATGTAAATAGTGTAAATAgtgtaaataataatgataatgtaaatagtgtaaataatttacaaCCCGAATTCAAAAACCAAAATAAAGATGACCCTATTGATAATAGTTCCGAGCAAACTATAAATCctcaagaaaaaaaaattgaaaaaaaaattgaaaaaaaagttgaaaaaaaaactgaaaaaaatataaacactTCAAATAGTGATCATGTGAATAACAAAAATGGGAGTCCATGCCCAGAAAATGACGAAAATGACGAAAAGGAAGAAAAGGGCGAAACTGACAAAAATAATGCAATTCCAAATTGTTATAACAATGATGATATCTCAGATTTGaacaatattaataaagaagACAATTccaacaaaaataaaaacaaacgttctaataataatgataataataataatataataaattatgaaaatgtaaaaaaaagaaaatgtgatgataaaaataatttggaaaatataaaaatatctaaggataatataaatgttaatGTGAcagaaaatggaaaaaatatagattcagatattaataataaaaatgataattctgagcaaattaataaatgtgaAGGAGTTgaaaataacataaaaaatgaagaaaattatgaaaaagaacaaaataataaaggaataaataaaaatgaatctgaaataaataatactaaacataataatgaagaaaatataaaatatttagatGAATTGTCAGATGATGAAATAatagaatatttaaaattagcTTTTTTGAAAACAGAtgaacaatttttaaaatcatcaaaattttcaaatCATGGATGTACAATAATTTCTTTAATcgttttcaaaaataaaatgtatatagTTAATCTGGGTGATTGTAGAGCTCTTGGAATTGTCAACATAAACAATGTATTG AAATCAGAGGCTCTTTCGCATGACCATAAGCCAAATGATCCAAAGGAAAAGGagagaataaaaaaaatgggagGGGACGTTGTTTGTCTTCAAAATGTGTATAGAGTAAAAGCGAACATAAAGAAG GATAATTCTGAAAAGCCAAGTTTACTCGAAAGGTTATCTTTTAAGGATGAAGTTTATTTAGCAG tttCGAGAGCAATAGGAGATAAAGACTTTAAAcataataatgttatatcAGCTATACCTGATGTTATAtgtaaagaaatatatgatagttgtataaataaaaataataaaatgaatagtGCATGTctaacaaataataatgaaatagatgaaaattattttaaagatagtaatttatatttatcttcTGAGGAGataaattatcattttgttGTTATGGCTTGTGATGGTGTATGGGATACTCTATCAAATAag gaTGTTACacaaattatacaaaaatatcaAAACGATCCAGATAAAGCTTGTAgtgaaattataaaaacagCATATGCTTATGGAAGTCAG gACAATTTAACTGCTATgcttttaaaatttttttaa
- a CDS encoding mediator of RNA polymerase II transcription subunit 17, putative — MKANEKRTNNNIDNKNEEEDTQIIGDKLNDINLKLEPYGKGDYQLLRYLPDGSLAFEEVPNEENKNKQHLQQYAQIFCSEMEKYKIENSNDLNLKNNSEWNKGEEYRILVENELKEIMILFDMILGTLNYDKGTKYLSLNKCNYYRDPKENKQDICISVTNRIEILEKLKKICENERIQLNSINGIIAQKYYLFFINQLIKHWRILYTKYSEIDYMQIDNNFPYCTELSVEFFFLPSIFWKISTNPIFLLWPPYPSFSPFKSQYAHITFSIKNVGEQNEHNGETVKGEENENNGETVKGEENEHNGESVKGDQNGRAYLENNYIFENITKDEMNMFYLLDNKSNVSIQFEGISAHLIENNYHIQFYLRPLNVKLKEENKLKKIVNMTQNNITTIPENIIFKQAKNVHEKLTKAQWVLIDKSIFCILAEQTNNLKDKNNEILINLDNNIKENINRNIKIHCTQINHKSIDFFINNIVIPSSKKKKTKVDFSFSITYEASDVNGQCVYTKTCENSDDNNDDNNNDGNNNDGNNNDKTMEHLDEEICEDDDIEKQQIYVEDIVDNELIQIVLNLALSKIRDLFICAWKYFSFQMPYYSSDIHPIIYQNAFPSSHSDTLLTTFFSWFITALEKYLRVYRK, encoded by the coding sequence atgaaggcAAATGAAAAGAGAACaaacaataatatagataacaAAAATGAAGAGGAAGATACACAAATAATTGGAGACAAACTTAATGATATAAACCTAAAGTTAGAACCATATGGAAAAGGAGATTATCAATTATTGAGATATCTACCTGATGGTTCACTAGCTTTTGAAGAAGTAccaaatgaagaaaataaaaataaacaacatTTACAACAATATGCACAAATATTTTGTTcagaaatggaaaaatataaaatagaaaatagtaatgatttaaatttgaaaaataatagtgaATGGAATAAAGGAGAAGAATATAGAATATTAGtagaaaatgaattaaaagaaattatGATATTATTTGATATGATATTAGGCACattaaattatgataaaggaacaaaatatttatctttaaataaatgtaattaTTATAGAGACccaaaagaaaataaacaagATATATGTATTTCTGTTACTAACAGAATTGAgatattagaaaaattaaaaaaaatttgtgaAAATGAAAGGATACAATTAAATTCGATAAATGGAATAATTGctcaaaaatattatttattttttatcaatcaattaataaaacattggagaattttatatacaaaatattctGAAATTGATTATATGCAGATAGATAATAATTTCCCATATTGTACTGAATTATCagttgaatttttttttttaccatctattttttggaaaatatCAACAAAccctatatttttattatggcCTCCATATCCTTCATTTTCTCCTTTTAAATCTCAATACGCACACATTACCTTTTCAATTAAAAATGTGGGCGAACAGAACGAACATAATGGGGAGACTGTAAAAGGGGAAGAGAACGAAAATAATGGAGAGACTGTAAAAGGGGAAGAGAACGAACATAATGGGGAGAGTGTAAAAGGAGACCAAAATGGACGGgcatatttagaaaataactacatttttgaaaatattacaAAAGACGAAATGAATATGTTCTATTTGTTGGATAACAAAAGTAATGTTTCAATTCAATTCGAAGGAATATCTGCACACTTAATcgaaaataattatcatatacaattttatttacGTCCTTTAAATGTTAAATTAAAAgaggaaaataaattaaaaaaaattgtaaatatgacccaaaataatattaccACAATAcctgaaaatataattttcaaaCAAGCTAAAAATGTTCatgaaaaattaacaaaagcTCAATGGGTATTAATTGATAAATcgattttttgtattttagctgaacaaacaaataatttaaaagataaaaataatgaaattttaataaaccttgataataatataaaagaaaatattaaccgaaatataaaaatacattgtacacaaataaatcataaatcaattgatttttttattaataatattgttattccatcttcaaaaaaaaaaaaaacgaaagtagatttttctttttctattaCATATGAAGCTAGCGATGTAAATGGTCAATGTGTATATACTAAAACATGTGAAAATAGTGATGacaataatgatgataataataatgatggcaataataatgatggcaataataatgataaaacgATGGAACATTTAGATGAAGAAATATGCGAAGATGACGATATAGAAAAACAACAAATTTATGTAGAAGATATTGTTGATAATGAATTAATccaaattgttttaaatcTAGCTCTTTCCAAAATACgagatttatttatttgtgcatggaaatatttttcttttcaaATGCCTTATTACTCTTCTGATATACATCCcataatatatcaaaatgCATTTCCAAGTTCTCATTCAGACACACTACTCACGACATTTTTTTCATGGTTTATCACAGCGTTGGAAAAATATTTGAGAGTATATagaaagtga
- a CDS encoding U6 snRNA-associated Sm-like protein LSm2, putative, whose protein sequence is MLFFTFFQQLAEKNQHITIELKNDLQISGVLHSVDQYLNIKLTNISVNNPEKYPHLLSIKSCFVRGSVVRYVFLPSNEVNVEKLRHMCRQEAKMISDKEKNNPK, encoded by the exons atg CTTTTTTTTACGTTTTTTCAACAACTAGCTGAAAAAAATCAACATATAACCAtcgaattaaaaaatgactTACAAATATCAGGGGTATTACATTCAGTAGATCAATATCTAAACAttaaattaacaaatatatcaGTTAATAATCCGGAGAAATATCCACATTTA ttaTCCATTAAATCATGTTTTGTAAGAGGGTCAGTAGTGAGGTATGTGTTTTTACCATCAAATGAAGTTAATGTTGAAAAATTACGTCATATGTGTAGACAAGAAGCGAAAATGATTTCAgacaaagaaaaaaataacccCAAGTAG